A portion of the Sulfuriferula sp. AH1 genome contains these proteins:
- a CDS encoding ABC transporter permease: MTAWIEQLGDAVLKRWAAFMALLRFGFHLLEVAFNPHTYDSATRWIITKQIYFTAVQALPIFLIYSLVISSVLIRIMVSVARDFGLSEYVPGLIVGFLVMELLPLLSVLFVALRSGAAINTEIALMHVNNEIVAFEHAQIDPARYEFMPRVVGGVLSVLALTGLSALSALVVAFFVIYGLDWSNLANYTHDMAQLLPVTQVLGLTGKTILFGLCVTLIPIKTGLEIPKRLFLVPVSVLKGMMRVFFAIVLIEVASLTFKYM; encoded by the coding sequence TTGACGGCTTGGATTGAACAATTGGGCGATGCAGTATTGAAGCGCTGGGCGGCTTTCATGGCCTTGCTGCGCTTCGGCTTTCATCTGCTTGAAGTCGCGTTCAACCCCCACACCTATGACAGCGCGACACGCTGGATCATCACCAAGCAAATCTACTTTACCGCAGTGCAGGCGTTGCCGATTTTCCTGATTTATTCATTGGTTATCAGCAGCGTGCTGATCCGGATCATGGTGTCGGTCGCACGCGATTTCGGTCTGTCCGAGTATGTGCCCGGCCTGATTGTGGGGTTTCTGGTCATGGAGTTATTGCCGCTGCTGTCGGTGCTGTTTGTCGCCTTGCGCTCCGGCGCTGCGATCAATACCGAAATCGCGCTCATGCATGTCAACAACGAGATCGTGGCGTTCGAGCATGCGCAAATCGACCCTGCCCGCTATGAATTCATGCCTCGCGTTGTCGGCGGCGTGCTCTCGGTACTGGCGCTGACCGGCTTGTCTGCACTCAGTGCACTCGTGGTGGCGTTCTTCGTCATATACGGCCTGGACTGGAGCAATCTGGCAAACTATACGCATGACATGGCACAATTGCTGCCGGTAACGCAGGTGCTGGGGCTGACAGGTAAAACCATCCTGTTCGGTCTGTGTGTCACGCTGATTCCGATCAAGACCGGTCTGGAAATCCCCAAGCGTCTGTTTCTGGTGCCGGTCTCGGTACTCAAGGGCATGATGCGCGTGTTCTTTGCAATTGTATTGATCGAGGTGGCATCATTGACGTTCAAATACATGTAA
- a CDS encoding type II toxin-antitoxin system HigB family toxin, whose protein sequence is MHIISHLKIIQAQAVHPDCSSALDQWYRLTKRANWRNFAEVKACFPATDKVGDKYVFDVGGNKLRLIAAIHFNLGRVFVRAVLTHKQYDKGDWK, encoded by the coding sequence ATGCATATTATTTCCCACTTGAAAATAATCCAGGCGCAAGCGGTACATCCTGATTGTAGTAGTGCACTGGATCAATGGTACAGGCTTACGAAGCGAGCAAACTGGCGCAATTTTGCTGAAGTGAAAGCGTGTTTTCCGGCTACTGACAAGGTGGGAGATAAGTACGTATTTGATGTGGGCGGCAATAAATTACGACTGATTGCGGCCATCCACTTCAATCTTGGCCGAGTATTTGTGCGGGCGGTGCTGACGCATAAGCAATACGATAAAGGAGACTGGAAATGA
- a CDS encoding L,D-transpeptidase — protein MKKRIEISIRLQQLYLFEDDDNGDPQLLRQYPVSTAANGPGEQMGSYKTPRGRHVISDKIGAMAPLFAVFSARQPTGEIWNPQLGAAHPERDWILSRILWLDGREPGKNQGGEVDTHARYIYIHGTSEEHLIGKPTSHGCVRMRNADVADLFERVEEGAAVNITEW, from the coding sequence ATGAAAAAACGCATAGAGATCAGCATTCGCCTGCAGCAGTTGTATCTGTTTGAAGATGACGACAACGGCGACCCGCAGCTATTGCGGCAATATCCGGTATCCACTGCCGCCAACGGCCCTGGCGAGCAGATGGGCAGCTATAAAACCCCACGTGGTCGTCATGTTATCAGCGATAAAATTGGTGCAATGGCGCCGCTGTTTGCGGTATTCAGTGCCCGTCAGCCCACCGGCGAAATCTGGAACCCGCAACTGGGTGCCGCTCATCCCGAGCGCGACTGGATATTAAGCCGCATCCTGTGGCTGGACGGACGTGAACCCGGCAAAAACCAGGGCGGCGAAGTCGATACCCATGCCCGTTATATCTACATCCACGGCACCAGCGAAGAACACCTCATCGGCAAGCCGACCTCGCACGGCTGCGTACGCATGCGCAACGCCGATGTGGCGGATCTGTTTGAACGGGTGGAAGAGGGTGCTGCGGTGAATATTACTGAATGGTAA
- the rfaD gene encoding ADP-glyceromanno-heptose 6-epimerase, protein MYYVVTGAAGFIGSNIVKALNARGVTDIIAVDNLSHADKFSNLVECEIADYIDKTDFLQLMHKNALDGAVLALFHHGACTDPLESDGRYVMENNYRYSMDMLDFCQENQTAFLYASSAEVYGASNVFAEARANESPLHVGAYSKFLFDQAVRRIWEDRTSQIVGLRYFDVYGQDEQHKADAASVVYQCFSQFMANGKVTLFKGAESVANGEQSRDFVSVTDVVQANMWFLDHPGQSGIFNIGTGRSHTYNDVAVAVINQCRRLAGKSALELAWLQAQGMIEYVDFPEKRQARTQADISALRQAGYDAPMLDLEQGVATYVDALYKQYKA, encoded by the coding sequence ATGTATTATGTGGTTACAGGAGCAGCCGGTTTTATCGGCTCCAATATCGTCAAGGCGCTGAACGCCCGGGGCGTCACTGACATTATCGCGGTCGATAATCTCAGCCATGCTGACAAGTTTAGCAATCTGGTGGAATGTGAAATCGCGGATTACATCGATAAGACCGATTTCCTGCAGCTCATGCATAAAAATGCCCTGGACGGCGCGGTGCTGGCTTTGTTCCATCATGGCGCATGCACCGATCCGCTGGAAAGCGACGGGCGTTACGTGATGGAGAACAACTACCGCTATTCGATGGATATGCTGGATTTCTGCCAGGAGAATCAGACGGCTTTCCTGTATGCCTCATCGGCAGAGGTATATGGCGCCAGTAATGTATTTGCCGAGGCGCGAGCGAATGAGTCGCCTCTCCATGTGGGCGCCTATTCCAAATTCCTGTTCGATCAGGCTGTACGCCGGATTTGGGAAGACCGGACCTCGCAAATCGTCGGTTTGCGTTATTTCGATGTATACGGTCAGGACGAACAGCATAAAGCCGATGCGGCATCCGTCGTTTATCAGTGTTTCAGCCAGTTCATGGCAAATGGCAAGGTCACCTTGTTCAAGGGCGCTGAAAGCGTTGCGAACGGCGAACAGAGCCGTGATTTTGTCTCTGTTACGGACGTGGTGCAGGCAAATATGTGGTTTCTCGATCATCCCGGGCAATCCGGCATTTTCAATATCGGAACCGGGCGCAGCCATACGTACAATGATGTCGCCGTCGCCGTGATCAACCAGTGCCGCCGGCTCGCCGGAAAGTCAGCGCTGGAGCTGGCCTGGCTGCAGGCGCAGGGCATGATCGAATATGTCGATTTTCCTGAGAAGCGCCAGGCCCGTACCCAGGCCGATATCAGTGCCCTGCGGCAGGCAGGCTACGACGCACCCATGCTTGATCTGGAACAAGGCGTGGCAACTTATGTCGATGCATTATATAAACAGTACAAGGCCTGA
- a CDS encoding SH3 domain-containing protein, whose amino-acid sequence MINRRVSIALCMMLLSGAVHAAQNGVLIRSEILHAQPASSSANVGSVAKGSNVNVLAKKSGWIQVRTGTKQGWVRILSVRTSAAFASSAASDIAGVAQMATGKRQPGQIVATAGVRGLSEEDLKAAHFNEQGLNELAGYKLSASAAQSFARQGKLVRRSIPYLPDPNAAN is encoded by the coding sequence ATGATCAATCGACGCGTAAGCATCGCACTTTGCATGATGTTACTAAGCGGTGCCGTGCATGCCGCCCAGAATGGCGTACTGATAAGAAGTGAAATATTGCATGCCCAGCCTGCAAGCAGCAGCGCGAATGTAGGCAGCGTCGCCAAAGGCAGCAACGTGAATGTCCTCGCCAAAAAGAGTGGCTGGATACAGGTCCGCACCGGGACAAAACAAGGCTGGGTAAGGATATTGTCGGTGCGCACTTCGGCAGCCTTTGCCAGCAGCGCCGCATCCGATATCGCCGGTGTCGCGCAAATGGCGACCGGGAAACGTCAGCCCGGGCAGATCGTAGCCACGGCGGGTGTGCGCGGTCTGAGCGAAGAGGACCTGAAAGCGGCGCATTTTAATGAACAGGGGTTGAATGAGCTGGCAGGTTATAAACTGAGCGCTTCTGCGGCGCAGAGTTTTGCCCGTCAAGGCAAGCTGGTTCGCCGGTCCATCCCCTACCTTCCTGATCCTAATGCGGCTAATTAA
- the cysM gene encoding cysteine synthase CysM — MYKTLEDFVGNTPLVKLKRMPGQTGNTILVKLEGNNPAGSVKDRPALNMINRAEARGEIRPGDTLIEATSGNTGIALAMAAAMRGYKMILVMPEHMSIERRQVMRAFGAEIVLTSKTGSMEEAIDVANKMQQAGQGKILDQFSNSDNPQAHFDTTGPEIWRDTEGTVTHFVSSMGTTGTITGTAHFLKSQNPAVRIVGVQPEEGAQIPGIRKWPEAYLPKIYDRQCVDEIRLVSQANAEETTRRLAREEGIFAGISSGGALFAALELSRQVSNAIIVSIVCDRGDRYLSTGVFPA; from the coding sequence ATCTATAAAACTCTGGAAGATTTCGTCGGCAATACTCCGCTGGTCAAGCTCAAGCGCATGCCGGGTCAAACCGGCAATACCATACTGGTCAAACTGGAAGGCAATAATCCCGCCGGGTCGGTGAAAGACCGTCCGGCGCTGAACATGATCAACCGTGCCGAGGCTCGCGGCGAGATTCGTCCCGGCGATACCCTGATCGAAGCCACCAGCGGCAACACCGGCATTGCGCTGGCGATGGCTGCTGCCATGCGCGGCTACAAGATGATACTGGTGATGCCCGAGCACATGAGCATAGAGCGGCGTCAGGTGATGCGTGCATTCGGTGCAGAGATCGTATTGACCAGCAAAACCGGTAGCATGGAAGAAGCCATCGACGTAGCCAATAAAATGCAGCAGGCCGGGCAGGGCAAGATCCTCGACCAGTTCAGCAACAGCGACAATCCACAAGCGCATTTTGATACCACAGGCCCCGAGATATGGCGCGATACCGAAGGCACGGTGACGCATTTCGTCAGCAGCATGGGCACCACCGGCACGATTACCGGTACCGCGCACTTCCTCAAATCGCAGAATCCCGCAGTGCGTATCGTCGGTGTGCAGCCGGAAGAAGGCGCACAAATCCCCGGCATCCGCAAATGGCCGGAAGCCTATCTGCCGAAGATCTACGACAGGCAGTGCGTGGACGAGATCCGGCTGGTGAGTCAGGCCAACGCCGAGGAAACCACGCGCCGGCTGGCACGCGAAGAAGGCATCTTCGCCGGGATATCCTCGGGCGGCGCGCTATTCGCCGCACTGGAGCTATCCAGGCAGGTCAGCAATGCCATCATCGTTTCCATCGTCTGCGATCGCGGCGACCGTTATCTATCCACCGGCGTGTTTCCGGCCTGA
- a CDS encoding M48 family metalloprotease encodes MKKILMVLLATVSVAPLANAFDLNDLGNVLKQFPTNQNTTTTTEQPASNKLDPATVLLGALRQNSVDDEVQIGRQIAGNLLGASPLVKNAALQHYVNQVGRWVALQSERPDLPWQFGVIDSTDINAFSAPGGYVFITKGLYNKLNNESELAGVLGHEIAHVVRKHQLKILQQSQWIGLGADALGREVKGQDTIQNLIGSGAEIMSRRLDKNAEFEADRMGLVLAARAGYDAYGLPAVLEEIGHVAPGDSSVALLFKTHPAPDVRFSMLSAAVGDRLDNLPPGKELADRFHRVK; translated from the coding sequence ATGAAAAAAATATTAATGGTATTGCTGGCAACCGTATCCGTTGCGCCATTGGCGAATGCATTTGATTTGAATGACCTGGGCAATGTTCTGAAACAGTTCCCCACCAATCAGAATACGACGACCACGACTGAGCAGCCTGCAAGTAATAAACTTGATCCGGCTACCGTCCTGCTCGGGGCGCTGAGACAGAATTCGGTGGATGACGAAGTGCAGATCGGCCGCCAGATTGCGGGTAACCTGTTGGGTGCATCGCCGCTGGTCAAGAATGCCGCATTGCAGCATTACGTCAATCAGGTCGGGCGCTGGGTGGCGCTGCAAAGCGAGCGCCCGGATCTGCCCTGGCAGTTCGGTGTCATCGACAGTACCGACATTAATGCGTTTTCGGCGCCGGGCGGATATGTATTTATAACCAAAGGATTGTACAATAAACTTAATAATGAATCTGAACTTGCAGGCGTGCTGGGACATGAGATCGCGCACGTGGTGCGCAAGCATCAGCTTAAAATTCTGCAGCAAAGCCAGTGGATAGGTCTCGGCGCCGATGCGCTGGGCAGGGAAGTCAAGGGTCAGGACACTATCCAGAATCTGATCGGCAGCGGCGCCGAGATCATGTCGCGCCGGCTGGATAAAAATGCCGAGTTCGAGGCCGATCGCATGGGCCTGGTGCTGGCCGCCCGTGCCGGTTACGATGCTTATGGCCTGCCTGCCGTTCTGGAAGAGATCGGCCATGTCGCGCCGGGTGACAGCAGTGTTGCGCTGTTATTCAAAACCCATCCTGCGCCCGATGTGCGCTTTAGCATGTTGAGCGCGGCCGTCGGCGACCGTCTGGATAATCTGCCGCCGGGGAAAGAGCTTGCAGACCGTTTTCATCGCGTCAAATAA
- a CDS encoding MlaD family protein, translating to MNKSIQFKVGLFLLTAVLISASSFIYLLYARGWFEHSLQYTLIAPNAENINVGMPLSFRGITIGKVSSISLTPQGMARIIVSVDSRQSKWLRTNSQFSLDKPLVGAAKIRVEVSNLNNPLLNPKKEYLLNLGSGGVDVPALAAKANDILDQLSTVAKNVAYLTRRDGEINATLSNAKTITRQMTGKYGVAQGVLGSEQNAQVLMDTLQHTRELTANLNQISHKLDHQAFDKGGLLDNANQSVAQLPLILEDIRTSLKKVDELLVNANGLTANLKEGTDDMGQLRSEVDEAISKTNQLITRINRFLPSGKAGEVKLP from the coding sequence ATGAATAAGTCCATACAATTCAAAGTGGGATTGTTTCTTCTCACCGCCGTGCTGATCAGCGCCTCCTCCTTCATTTATCTGCTCTACGCCCGTGGCTGGTTCGAGCACAGCCTGCAATACACGCTGATCGCCCCCAACGCCGAGAACATCAATGTCGGCATGCCGCTCAGCTTTCGCGGTATCACCATCGGCAAAGTCAGTTCAATTTCGCTCACCCCGCAGGGCATGGCGCGCATCATCGTCAGTGTCGATAGCCGGCAAAGCAAATGGCTGCGCACAAATAGCCAGTTCTCCCTCGACAAACCGCTGGTAGGCGCTGCCAAAATCCGGGTTGAAGTCAGCAATCTGAACAATCCTTTGCTGAATCCGAAAAAGGAATATCTGCTTAATCTGGGCAGCGGCGGTGTCGATGTCCCGGCCCTGGCAGCCAAGGCCAATGACATTCTGGATCAATTAAGCACGGTCGCCAAAAACGTGGCGTATCTGACGCGACGCGACGGTGAAATCAATGCGACCCTGAGTAATGCAAAAACCATTACCCGGCAGATGACCGGCAAATACGGCGTGGCGCAAGGCGTGCTGGGGAGCGAGCAGAACGCGCAAGTATTGATGGATACGCTGCAGCACACCCGCGAGCTGACAGCGAACCTCAACCAGATATCGCACAAGCTCGACCACCAGGCTTTTGACAAAGGGGGACTACTGGATAATGCCAACCAGTCCGTAGCCCAGCTGCCGTTAATTCTGGAAGATATCCGCACCAGCCTTAAAAAGGTCGATGAATTGCTGGTCAATGCCAATGGGCTCACCGCCAATCTGAAAGAAGGTACGGATGACATGGGGCAATTGCGTTCCGAGGTTGATGAAGCCATCAGCAAAACCAATCAGCTCATCACCAGAATCAACCGTTTCCTGCCGTCAGGCAAGGCTGGCGAGGTCAAGCTGCCATGA
- the tadA gene encoding tRNA adenosine(34) deaminase TadA, with protein sequence MADDAFFMHEALALAQQAWQMGEVPVGAVVVHEGKIIGRGANAPISRHDPSAHAEMLALRDAAQYLSNYRLPEVSLYVTLEPCAMCAGVIMHARVSRLVFGASDPKTGAAGSVLNLFDERRLNHHTEIQGGVLAAECGAMLSAFFAERRAQLKKVNAAV encoded by the coding sequence ATGGCTGACGATGCGTTTTTTATGCACGAAGCGCTGGCGCTGGCACAGCAAGCCTGGCAAATGGGTGAAGTGCCGGTCGGTGCTGTAGTCGTGCACGAAGGCAAGATCATCGGGCGCGGTGCCAATGCGCCTATCTCGCGGCATGATCCCTCCGCCCATGCGGAAATGCTGGCACTGCGCGATGCTGCGCAGTATCTGAGCAACTACCGTCTGCCTGAAGTAAGCCTGTATGTCACGCTGGAGCCATGCGCCATGTGCGCCGGGGTAATCATGCATGCGCGTGTCTCGCGGCTGGTGTTCGGTGCCAGCGATCCGAAAACCGGCGCGGCCGGCAGCGTGCTCAACCTGTTTGATGAACGCCGGCTCAATCATCACACCGAGATTCAGGGCGGCGTGCTGGCAGCCGAATGCGGTGCCATGCTGTCGGCCTTCTTTGCCGAGCGTCGCGCCCAGCTCAAGAAAGTGAATGCAGCCGTATGA
- a CDS encoding SCP2 sterol-binding domain-containing protein, with product MIKRMKSLTLFSGLMLSAFAGTATAAPVLMSAEWAAQACEAFNKNPKLTDGLGGKWIGNNKGRGYKVIHLYRSDCENSPQVEMRISDKNGKALCTYGGKIEMAKLDSGADYLMYATTEKWHEMGAGEYGPMKAMMFGRLQFQGPKWEAMSVMTPFEQFLLLAGQVPSTETSCPK from the coding sequence ATGATTAAGCGTATGAAAAGCCTCACCCTGTTCTCCGGCCTGATGTTATCGGCATTCGCCGGCACCGCAACAGCTGCACCGGTATTGATGTCCGCCGAATGGGCCGCTCAAGCCTGTGAAGCCTTTAATAAAAATCCCAAACTGACCGATGGCCTGGGCGGCAAATGGATCGGCAACAATAAAGGCCGTGGCTATAAAGTCATCCACTTGTACCGCAGCGATTGCGAGAACAGCCCGCAAGTCGAAATGCGTATTTCCGATAAAAATGGCAAGGCGCTGTGCACTTACGGCGGCAAGATCGAAATGGCGAAACTTGATTCCGGCGCGGATTACCTGATGTACGCCACCACCGAGAAATGGCATGAAATGGGTGCAGGAGAATACGGCCCGATGAAAGCCATGATGTTCGGACGCCTGCAATTCCAGGGTCCTAAATGGGAAGCCATGAGCGTCATGACACCGTTCGAGCAATTCCTGCTGCTCGCTGGCCAGGTGCCTTCTACGGAAACCAGCTGCCCTAAATAA
- the tal gene encoding transaldolase: MSKLSEINAYGQSIWMDNLSRTLLQDGELARLIKEDGISGITSNPTIFHKAMTDSPYYKADMARLKTTVTDAEARYEALVIPDIQAACDMLLPVFKRTEGNDGYVSLEVSPSLSHDTNATVATVRRLRAAVNRPNVLIKVPGTTAGVAAFEQLIGEGISINVTLLFSITQTIRILEAYIRGMRHFIAQGGDGRSVKAVASLFLSRIDSHIDPRLAAIGTEPALALQGHAALAVAKLAYQRYKQLFHGEYFADLVKAGCRPQYLLWASTGTKNSAYSDVKYIDNLIGAETVNTAPNATINAFRDHGTVAATLETGIEQAQNDYLALEKLGIFPDEVGEILQQEGLKLFADSYQQILLTC, from the coding sequence ATGAGCAAATTAAGTGAAATCAACGCATACGGGCAATCCATCTGGATGGATAACCTCTCGCGCACATTGCTGCAGGATGGCGAACTGGCGCGCCTTATCAAGGAAGACGGTATCTCGGGGATTACCTCCAATCCGACCATTTTCCATAAGGCAATGACTGACAGCCCTTACTATAAAGCCGACATGGCGCGCCTTAAAACGACAGTCACGGATGCCGAAGCCCGCTACGAAGCGCTTGTCATCCCGGATATCCAGGCCGCTTGCGATATGCTATTGCCTGTATTCAAGCGTACCGAGGGCAATGACGGCTACGTCAGTCTCGAAGTCTCACCCAGCCTCTCTCACGATACGAATGCCACCGTTGCCACCGTCCGGCGTTTACGCGCTGCGGTAAACCGCCCCAACGTCCTCATTAAAGTGCCGGGAACGACAGCCGGAGTTGCCGCTTTCGAGCAACTGATAGGCGAAGGCATATCGATCAATGTCACTTTATTATTCTCGATCACGCAGACCATCCGCATCCTCGAAGCCTATATTCGCGGCATGCGGCATTTCATTGCACAAGGGGGCGACGGGCGCAGCGTCAAGGCAGTAGCCAGCCTGTTCCTGTCCCGCATCGATTCCCATATCGACCCGCGACTGGCCGCCATCGGTACCGAACCGGCGCTGGCATTGCAGGGACATGCCGCACTCGCCGTAGCCAAACTGGCCTATCAGCGCTACAAGCAGTTATTCCACGGCGAATATTTTGCCGATCTCGTCAAGGCCGGTTGCCGTCCGCAATATTTGTTATGGGCCAGTACCGGCACCAAAAATAGCGCTTATTCGGATGTGAAATACATCGACAACCTGATCGGTGCAGAAACGGTAAACACGGCACCCAATGCGACCATCAATGCATTCCGCGATCACGGCACCGTAGCCGCCACGCTCGAAACCGGGATCGAGCAGGCGCAGAACGATTATCTGGCGCTGGAAAAACTGGGGATTTTCCCGGACGAAGTCGGTGAAATCCTGCAGCAGGAAGGTCTCAAACTGTTCGCCGATTCTTACCAGCAAATCCTGCTAACCTGTTGA